The stretch of DNA CTCGATATCGACGGTGGTGTTATCGAACAGCGCCGCCGCCATCTGGCTGGCCACCATGCGCTTCCAGATGAGGTCGTACAGGCGGTACTGCGGGGCGGTGAGGTACTTTTTGATGTTCGCCGGCTCGCGGTGGGCGCGGGTGGGGCGGACAGCCTCGTGGGCCTCCTGGGCGCCTTTGGCGCGAGCGGTATAGACCCGGGGCTTGGGCGGCAGATATTTAACGCCGTAAGTCTCCTGGATATAAGCCACCGTCTCCGTGATGGCGGAAGAGGCCACGTGGGTGGAGTCCGTGCGCATGTAGGTAATCAAGCCCACGTTCCCCTCATCGCCCACCGGCAAGCCCTCGTAGAGCTGCTGGGCCAGGGCCATGGTCTGCTTGGCGGTAAAGCGCAGCTTGCGCCAGGCTTCCTGCTGCAAGGTGCTGGTGGTGAAGGGCGGGGCCGGCTGGCGCGTCACTTTCTTGGTGGCTACCTTGAGCACGTCATAAGCGGCTTTTTCCAGCGCGTTTTTAATCGCGTCGGACTCTTCCGCCGTATGGATATTGAGCTTCTTGCCTTCGACCAGTCCCACCAGCGTCGCCCGGAAAACGGGCTTTTCCTTCTGCTTGCTTAGCTCGACTTCTATGACCCAGTACTCCTCCGGTTTGAAGGCCTGTATCTCGCGCTCACGGTCGACGACGATTTTAACGGCGACCGACTGCACCCGTCCCGCCGATAGGCGCTTCCGGACCTTTTTCCAGAGCAGCGGGCTTATCTTGTAGCCTACCAGCCGGTCGAGAATGCGCCGCGCCTGCTGGGCATCCACCAGCTGCATGTTAATGGAGCGGGGATTTTTAAAAGCCTCTTTGACCGCTTCCTCCGTTATTTCCCGGAAAACGACGCGCTGTAAGGGCTTTTTACCGATGCCGGTCACCTCCGCCAGGTGCCAGGCGATAGCCTCCCCCTCGCGGTCGGGGTCGGTGGCGAGGTAGATAGTCGAGGCGGTCTTGGCCGCCAGCTTCAGCTCGTTGACCAGCTTGGTCTTGGCTTTAGGCACCACGTATTTGGGCTGGAAGCCGTTTTCGATGTCCACGCCCATCTGGCCGCGGGGCAAATCCCTGACGTGCCCGAGCGATGCCTTGATGGTGTAGCCTTTACCCAGTATTTTAGCCAGCGTTTTCGTCTTGGCCGGTGATTCCACGATAACAAGTTTGTTCGTCATAAGTATCAGTCAACTCTCACTTTATATTCCTGCCGCATCTCCCGCGACAGTACGTAATTCATGGTGCCAACCTGCTTGACCAGTCCCTTGAGCTCCATCATCGCCAGGGTGCTGCTGACCGTGGCCGCCGGCAGGCCGCTGCGCCGGCAGACCTCGTCGATGTGGGACGGCTCGGCGTGAAGGTGGCTGATGAGCAGGGACTCGGTCTCCGATTCCGGTAAAAGCTCTCTCATTTCCATCTGGCGGGCCACGGTGGTCAGGTTCAGCTCTTCCAGTATGTCCGTGTACGTCCGGACCAGCTTGGCTTCACCCGCCTGGATAGCGCGGTTGGTGCCGTTGCTGGCCGGCGAAAGGATACTGCCCGGCACGGCGAAGACCTCGCGGTCCTGCTCCAACGCGTCACGGGCGGTAATCATGGCGCCGCTGTCCTCCCCGGCCTCCGTGACCAGCACCCCCAGGCTCAGACCGCTGAGAATCCGGTTACGGCGGGGGAAGTTCTCGGCGCGGGGCTTGGCCCCCAGGGGGTACTCGCTAAGCAGAGCGCCGTGCTCCATGATATCCCGCGCCAGGTTTTCATTTTCCAGGGGGTAAACGATATCCAGTCCGCAGGCAAAGACCGCCAGCGTGCGGCCGCCGGCCTCCAGGGCGGTGCGGTGGGCGATGGTATCTATGCCCCGCGCCAGCCCGCTAACGATGGTTATCTTGCTGCG from Dehalococcoidales bacterium encodes:
- the topA gene encoding type I DNA topoisomerase, which produces MTNKLVIVESPAKTKTLAKILGKGYTIKASLGHVRDLPRGQMGVDIENGFQPKYVVPKAKTKLVNELKLAAKTASTIYLATDPDREGEAIAWHLAEVTGIGKKPLQRVVFREITEEAVKEAFKNPRSINMQLVDAQQARRILDRLVGYKISPLLWKKVRKRLSAGRVQSVAVKIVVDREREIQAFKPEEYWVIEVELSKQKEKPVFRATLVGLVEGKKLNIHTAEESDAIKNALEKAAYDVLKVATKKVTRQPAPPFTTSTLQQEAWRKLRFTAKQTMALAQQLYEGLPVGDEGNVGLITYMRTDSTHVASSAITETVAYIQETYGVKYLPPKPRVYTARAKGAQEAHEAVRPTRAHREPANIKKYLTAPQYRLYDLIWKRMVASQMAAALFDNTTVDIEAKDHRDYLLRTATSVNTFPGFITLYSEGKDEDDEERKTTLPELVKGDGLTLLGVYPDQRFTQPPPRYTEATLVKTLEQYGIGRPSTYAPTISTVQERDYVIKVKGVFQPTDLGFATNDLLVQHFPDIINEKFTAEMENELDDIAEDKRKWPGVIQKFYTPFERDYQKAVETAEKVKLPDELTGEMCPKCGKPLVVKTGRFGKFAACSGYPGCKYTQSFQLKVGAKCPDCGKDLIQRVNKKRRTFYGCSGYPDCKFITNFKPIAQPCPQCQGLLTLHGKQAWCTKCEYKGKAPEETKEQVTSDK
- the dprA gene encoding DNA-processing protein DprA, which translates into the protein MNKDIKYWVGFNNIPGIGRVRLGQLESYFGGLEPAWRASPGEMKRAGLDSAALRTIAAWRDKINPDQEMEKLERARVQVLTCKDAEYPKRLKEIYDYPPVLYVKGALLPEDEWCLAVVGTRRATVYGRQVTEELVTDLARSKITIVSGLARGIDTIAHRTALEAGGRTLAVFACGLDIVYPLENENLARDIMEHGALLSEYPLGAKPRAENFPRRNRILSGLSLGVLVTEAGEDSGAMITARDALEQDREVFAVPGSILSPASNGTNRAIQAGEAKLVRTYTDILEELNLTTVARQMEMRELLPESETESLLISHLHAEPSHIDEVCRRSGLPAATVSSTLAMMELKGLVKQVGTMNYVLSREMRQEYKVRVD